From one Actinomycetota bacterium genomic stretch:
- a CDS encoding LppX_LprAFG lipoprotein: protein MPVPPTARRGVALLAAIASLGTLTACSHSSSSASATPTALPSAQTLLDGASSTMAGVTSARFSLQMQGSLGGLNVRKADGVLTSAGAASGTADLEEFGQLIEFDVVILNGTVYVKGPTGGFTQIPQALTGGFYDPTKLLDPQAGLSRLLATASDARTVGTDDVGGTSAYRVEATLDGRVLSTLVPVPANKDAPSVLWISTDSSRLVQVKATLPAEGSGPPTVVNLGLSDFDVPVTITPPA from the coding sequence ATGCCGGTTCCTCCGACCGCCCGGCGCGGCGTGGCGCTCCTGGCTGCCATCGCCTCGCTGGGCACGCTGACGGCCTGTTCGCATTCCTCGTCGTCCGCCTCCGCGACCCCCACGGCCCTGCCGTCGGCGCAGACGCTGCTCGACGGCGCCTCCAGCACCATGGCGGGGGTGACCAGCGCCCGCTTCTCGCTCCAGATGCAGGGGAGCCTGGGCGGGCTCAACGTGCGCAAGGCCGACGGCGTCCTGACCAGCGCGGGCGCCGCGTCGGGGACGGCCGACCTGGAGGAGTTCGGGCAGCTTATCGAGTTCGACGTGGTGATCCTGAACGGGACGGTCTACGTGAAGGGCCCAACCGGCGGGTTCACGCAGATCCCGCAGGCCCTGACGGGGGGCTTCTACGACCCCACCAAGCTCCTCGACCCCCAGGCCGGGCTGTCGCGCCTGCTCGCCACGGCGTCCGATGCCCGGACCGTGGGGACCGACGACGTCGGCGGCACGAGCGCCTACCGGGTCGAGGCGACCCTGGACGGCCGGGTGCTGTCCACGCTGGTTCCGGTCCCTGCGAACAAAGACGCCCCCAGCGTGCTGTGGATCTCCACGGACTCGTCGCGCCTGGTGCAGGTGAAGGCGACCCTGCCGGCGGAGGGCAGCGGGCCTCCCACCGTGGTGAACCTGGGGCTGTCGGACTTCGACGTCCCGGTCACCATCACGCCGCCGGCCTGA
- a CDS encoding LysE family transporter: MAALSDAAAAFGVGVALGAAPGPVQLVLLNEASRGGLRRGFRAMAGANGTFALLLSALAAGLSFLSPGPVTVRVMKVVGGAFLLFVAASAVRDTGELEDQAPRVRLGPTQRGALAVVLNPGAWLFLATTGSAVVAAASRDGGRPLAFLTVAALMAGVALIDGTVVLIGGGGAARLTGRAARAVRLVLAATLAGIGVWFLFQGIRP, encoded by the coding sequence GTGGCCGCCCTGTCCGACGCCGCGGCCGCGTTCGGGGTCGGCGTGGCCCTGGGAGCGGCGCCGGGACCCGTGCAGCTCGTCCTGTTGAACGAGGCTTCCCGGGGCGGCCTCCGTCGCGGCTTCCGGGCCATGGCCGGCGCCAACGGCACCTTTGCCCTGCTGCTGTCGGCCCTCGCCGCCGGGCTCTCGTTCCTCTCACCGGGCCCGGTGACCGTGCGGGTGATGAAGGTCGTGGGAGGCGCGTTCCTGCTGTTCGTGGCGGCCAGCGCCGTCCGGGACACCGGAGAGCTGGAGGATCAGGCCCCGCGGGTGCGGCTCGGCCCCACGCAGCGCGGCGCGCTGGCGGTGGTGCTGAACCCGGGCGCGTGGCTGTTCCTGGCCACCACGGGCTCGGCGGTGGTGGCCGCCGCCAGCAGGGATGGCGGGCGACCGCTGGCGTTCCTGACGGTGGCGGCGCTTATGGCCGGTGTGGCGCTGATCGACGGGACGGTCGTGCTGATTGGAGGGGGAGGCGCGGCCCGCCTCACTGGGCGGGCTGCTCGGGCCGTCCGCCTGGTCCTGGCCGCGACGCTGGCCGGCATCGGGGTGTGGTTCTTGTTCCAGGGGATCCGGCCCTGA
- a CDS encoding pyridoxamine 5'-phosphate oxidase family protein, translating to MPLERDELDAFLAEPRLAHLATVSADGHPSIRPVWFLWADGAFWFTTRLEVRRGGRDIAAGREVAVSIASDERPYRAVLARGRPEVWKDDVPAWLERIAVRYGEPEGKSWLSRALTEPDRVAFRLVPDVLLTWDYGKGDSGRQNAGRSMRTSL from the coding sequence GTGCCACTCGAGCGCGACGAGCTCGACGCCTTCCTGGCGGAACCTCGCCTGGCCCACCTGGCCACGGTGTCCGCCGACGGCCACCCCAGCATCCGCCCCGTCTGGTTCCTGTGGGCGGACGGCGCCTTCTGGTTCACCACCCGCCTGGAGGTCCGCCGGGGCGGCCGGGACATCGCCGCGGGCCGGGAAGTCGCCGTCAGCATCGCGTCCGACGAACGCCCGTACCGGGCTGTGCTGGCCCGAGGGAGGCCCGAGGTCTGGAAAGACGACGTCCCCGCGTGGCTGGAACGCATCGCCGTTCGCTACGGCGAACCGGAGGGGAAGAGCTGGCTCTCGCGAGCCCTCACCGAACCGGACCGGGTGGCGTTCCGGCTGGTCCCGGACGTCCTGCTGACGTGGGACTACGGGAAGGGCGACTCGGGGCGCCAGAACGCCGGGCGGTCCATGCGCACGTCGCTGTAG
- a CDS encoding EthD family reductase — protein sequence MFRVHIWMRKKDGMSNEEFLDYWLNSHAPIARDGYTGLRGYVVNAVTRAPEGTEVPYDGVAELWWDDRDAFRTDMKSDVAKASTDDLANFTSGFGLLFVEQHPVK from the coding sequence ATGTTCCGCGTGCACATCTGGATGCGCAAGAAGGACGGGATGTCGAACGAGGAGTTCCTGGACTACTGGCTGAACTCACACGCCCCGATCGCCCGGGACGGCTATACCGGCCTGAGAGGGTACGTGGTCAACGCGGTGACGAGAGCGCCCGAGGGAACGGAAGTGCCCTACGACGGGGTGGCCGAGCTGTGGTGGGACGACCGGGACGCCTTCCGGACGGACATGAAGAGCGACGTGGCCAAGGCTTCCACCGACGACCTGGCCAACTTCACCAGCGGGTTCGGGCTGCTCTTCGTGGAGCAGCACCCGGTCAAGTAG
- a CDS encoding cob(I)yrinic acid a,c-diamide adenosyltransferase has translation MRIYTKTGDDGTTGMLYGGRIPKSDPATEAYGAVDEAVAALGAARAVVQDPELAAELLQVQRELFVVGADLATNPEKRERLEPGVSETTAEMVARLERWIDAVVALHPLPQTFIVPGANPVSAALDVARSTVRRAERRTVALGESGRPVNPEALHYLNRLSDLLFVLARREAGESEPASR, from the coding sequence ATGCGCATCTACACGAAGACCGGCGACGACGGCACCACCGGCATGCTGTACGGCGGGCGAATCCCGAAGTCCGATCCGGCCACGGAAGCCTACGGCGCGGTGGACGAGGCCGTGGCGGCCCTCGGCGCCGCCCGCGCGGTGGTCCAGGACCCGGAGCTGGCCGCCGAGCTCCTCCAAGTCCAGCGGGAGCTGTTCGTGGTGGGGGCCGACCTGGCCACGAACCCGGAGAAGCGAGAGCGCCTCGAGCCGGGAGTGTCGGAGACCACCGCGGAGATGGTGGCGAGGCTGGAGCGGTGGATCGACGCGGTCGTCGCGCTGCATCCCCTGCCGCAGACGTTCATCGTCCCGGGCGCGAACCCCGTGTCCGCGGCGCTGGACGTCGCCCGGTCCACGGTCCGGCGGGCCGAGCGGCGGACCGTCGCGCTCGGCGAGTCCGGACGGCCGGTGAACCCCGAGGCACTCCACTACCTGAACCGGCTGTCCGATCTGCTGTTCGTCCTGGCCCGGCGGGAAGCCGGCGAGTCCGAGCCGGCCAGCCGGTAG